Proteins from one Amycolatopsis benzoatilytica AK 16/65 genomic window:
- a CDS encoding sigma-70 family RNA polymerase sigma factor, with protein sequence MSVQTLERQARGIRERGIPAQQTEERASVGALTDADLDAQSPAADLVRVYLNGIGKTALLSAADEVELAKRIEAGVFAQHMLDTADSLTPLRRKELRALVRDGHTAKNHLLEANLRLVVSLAKRYTGRGMPLLDLIQEGNLGLIRAVEKFDYSKGFKFSTYATWWIRQAITRGMADQGRTIRLPVHLVEQVNKLARIRRDLHQQLGRDATHEELSAESGIPVHKISDLLDQSRDPVSLDMPVGAEEDAPLGDFIEDSEATDAESAVISGLLQDDLRRVLATLDDREQHVIRLRYGLDDGQPRTLDQIGKHFGLSRERVRQIEREVMAKLRQGERADRLRAYAS encoded by the coding sequence ATGTCAGTCCAGACTCTCGAACGCCAAGCGCGCGGGATTCGCGAGCGCGGGATTCCAGCACAGCAGACCGAGGAGCGGGCGAGCGTGGGGGCGCTCACCGACGCCGACCTCGACGCGCAGAGCCCGGCCGCCGACCTGGTGCGGGTGTACCTGAACGGCATCGGCAAGACCGCGCTGCTCAGCGCGGCCGACGAGGTCGAGCTGGCGAAGCGGATCGAAGCCGGGGTGTTCGCCCAGCACATGCTGGACACCGCCGACAGCCTCACGCCGCTGCGCCGCAAGGAGCTGCGTGCGCTGGTGCGAGACGGCCACACCGCGAAGAACCACCTGCTGGAGGCCAACCTTCGCCTGGTGGTGTCGCTCGCGAAGCGCTACACCGGGCGCGGCATGCCGCTGCTCGACCTGATCCAGGAGGGAAACCTGGGCCTGATCCGCGCGGTGGAGAAGTTCGATTACTCCAAGGGGTTCAAGTTCTCCACCTACGCCACGTGGTGGATCCGCCAGGCGATCACCCGCGGCATGGCCGACCAGGGCCGCACCATCCGGCTGCCCGTCCACCTGGTGGAGCAGGTGAACAAGCTCGCCCGGATCCGCCGCGACCTGCACCAGCAGCTCGGCCGCGACGCGACGCACGAGGAGCTCAGCGCCGAATCGGGCATTCCGGTGCACAAGATCTCCGACCTGCTCGACCAGTCCCGCGATCCGGTGAGCCTCGACATGCCGGTGGGCGCCGAGGAAGACGCCCCGCTGGGCGACTTCATCGAGGACAGCGAAGCGACCGACGCGGAGAGCGCCGTGATCTCCGGCCTGCTGCAGGACGACCTGCGGCGTGTGCTGGCGACGCTCGACGACCGCGAACAGCACGTCATCCGCCTCCGCTACGGCCTCGACGACGGCCAGCCGCGCACGCTCGACCAGATCGGCAAGCACTTCGGCCTGTCGCGCGAGCGCGTCCGCCAGATCGAGCGCGAGGTCATGGCGAAGCTCCGCCAAGGCGAGCGAGCGGACCGGCTGCGGGCTTACGCGAGCTGA
- a CDS encoding carbohydrate kinase family protein yields MTGIVVVGDAGLDVVARHDQPLPHGGDARANIRFTGGGAGANTALWLRSLGADTTLVARIGDDSGGRLIRAELEAAGVRCAFATDPEAPTCCVVVLVDGEGQRSMLADRGANKRFAPEDVTPDALAGAGHLHLSGYVLLDPSSRPAGLAALAAAKEAGLTTSVDPQAAAHIHDPAAFLDDVRGTDLLMPNTEELLALTGSADPASAAELLNAVGAVVVTAGLGGASWIDPDGVVSVPAVEADCVDSTGAGDAFDAGVLTTWLAQKSTVDVLEAGTRLGALAVSRVGPQP; encoded by the coding sequence GTGACCGGCATCGTGGTGGTCGGCGACGCCGGCCTGGACGTCGTCGCACGACACGACCAACCCCTCCCGCACGGCGGCGACGCCCGCGCGAACATCCGCTTCACCGGCGGCGGAGCCGGCGCGAACACCGCGCTCTGGCTGCGTTCGCTGGGCGCGGACACCACCCTGGTCGCCCGTATCGGCGACGACTCCGGCGGCCGCTTGATCCGCGCCGAACTCGAAGCGGCCGGAGTGCGCTGCGCGTTCGCGACCGACCCGGAGGCGCCGACCTGCTGCGTCGTCGTCCTCGTGGACGGCGAAGGCCAGCGCAGCATGCTCGCCGACCGAGGCGCGAACAAACGCTTCGCTCCCGAAGACGTCACCCCGGACGCCTTGGCCGGCGCCGGCCACCTGCACCTGTCCGGCTACGTCCTGCTGGACCCGTCGTCGCGACCGGCCGGCCTGGCCGCGCTGGCCGCGGCCAAGGAAGCCGGCCTCACCACGTCGGTCGACCCGCAGGCGGCAGCGCACATCCACGACCCGGCAGCGTTCCTGGACGACGTCCGCGGAACCGACCTGCTGATGCCGAACACCGAGGAGCTTCTCGCCCTCACCGGTTCGGCGGACCCGGCTTCCGCCGCCGAACTCCTGAACGCCGTCGGCGCGGTCGTGGTGACCGCGGGTCTGGGCGGCGCGAGCTGGATCGACCCGGACGGCGTCGTCTCCGTGCCCGCGGTGGAAGCGGACTGCGTGGACTCCACCGGCGCCGGCGACGCCTTCGACGCGGGCGTCCTCACCACCTGGCTGGCCCAGAAGTCCACAGTGGACGTTCTGGAAGCCGGCACCCGGCTGGGCGCGCTGGCGGTAAGCCGCGTCGGCCCGCAGCCCTGA
- the dtd gene encoding D-aminoacyl-tRNA deacylase, with protein MRAVAARVTRASVTVAGEIVGEINGAGLLVLLGVHADDDAGKAETMARKLHELRLLRDEQSCATTGAPLLVVSQFTLYGDTRKGRRPSWTAAARPEAAEPLVDAVVAGLRDRGATVSTGRFGAEMAVESVNDGPFTVLVEV; from the coding sequence GTGAGGGCGGTCGCAGCGCGGGTAACCCGCGCGAGCGTGACGGTAGCGGGGGAGATTGTCGGAGAGATCAACGGAGCGGGACTGCTCGTTCTTCTCGGCGTGCACGCCGACGACGACGCCGGCAAAGCCGAGACGATGGCGCGCAAACTCCACGAACTCCGGCTGCTGCGCGACGAACAATCTTGCGCGACGACCGGTGCCCCGCTGCTCGTGGTGTCGCAGTTCACTCTCTACGGCGACACTCGCAAAGGCCGCCGCCCGTCCTGGACGGCGGCGGCCCGGCCGGAAGCCGCCGAACCCCTGGTGGACGCGGTGGTCGCCGGCCTGCGCGACCGCGGCGCGACGGTCTCGACCGGACGGTTCGGCGCGGAGATGGCGGTGGAAAGCGTGAACGACGGTCCGTTCACGGTTCTTGTGGAGGTTTAG
- a CDS encoding amidohydrolase yields the protein MGIVTTETTGRVLAPLEAALPELEALYVDLHRHPELAFAETRTGAELARRLTEDGFEVHTGVGQTGVVGVLRNGDGPTVLLRADIDALPVEEQTGLSYASTARGVDSQGRDVPVMHACGHDMHATWLSGAAHLLAASRDEWSGTLLVVFQPGEEVGDGAAGMVRDGLFDLAGRPDVVFGQHLVPGPAGWVLTRPGVIMAATDTLRVTLHGRGGHGSRPETTVDPAVLAASVVLKLQTIVSRETAATEPAVVTVGSMHVGTAANVIADHAVLEVNTRAFDDAVLLRLRKAVERIANGEAAAAGAPQPPTVEVVASYPVTANDDAASDELTEVFRAHFGPAATMPAPLVTGSEDFSEFGRAAEVPSVFWLVGGLDPEQVITAMTEGRFETDIPSNHSSKFAPVLHPTLRTGVETLVVAALSRFTRPGVADGRRVGE from the coding sequence ATGGGCATCGTGACCACCGAGACCACCGGCCGTGTCCTCGCTCCACTCGAGGCGGCACTGCCTGAGCTTGAAGCGCTGTATGTCGATCTGCACCGCCATCCGGAGCTCGCGTTCGCCGAGACCCGCACAGGCGCGGAGCTGGCGCGACGGCTGACCGAAGACGGCTTCGAGGTGCACACCGGCGTCGGCCAGACCGGTGTCGTCGGCGTCCTGCGAAACGGTGACGGGCCGACGGTGCTGCTTCGCGCGGACATCGACGCGCTGCCAGTCGAAGAGCAGACGGGGCTCTCGTACGCGAGCACGGCGCGCGGCGTCGACTCACAGGGCCGCGACGTGCCGGTCATGCACGCGTGCGGCCACGACATGCACGCGACGTGGCTCTCGGGTGCCGCGCACCTGCTGGCTGCTTCGCGCGACGAGTGGTCCGGCACGCTGCTCGTGGTTTTCCAGCCCGGTGAGGAAGTCGGAGACGGTGCCGCCGGGATGGTCCGCGACGGTCTGTTCGACCTGGCCGGCCGCCCGGACGTGGTCTTCGGCCAGCACCTCGTGCCTGGCCCGGCCGGGTGGGTGCTCACTCGCCCCGGGGTGATCATGGCGGCCACCGACACGCTGCGCGTCACCCTGCACGGCCGCGGCGGCCACGGTTCGCGCCCGGAGACCACCGTCGACCCGGCCGTGCTGGCCGCGTCCGTGGTGCTCAAGCTGCAGACCATCGTGTCGCGGGAGACCGCGGCGACCGAGCCCGCGGTGGTCACTGTCGGGTCGATGCACGTCGGCACCGCGGCGAACGTGATCGCCGATCACGCGGTGCTGGAGGTCAATACCCGCGCGTTCGACGACGCGGTGCTGCTGCGCCTGCGCAAGGCAGTCGAGCGGATTGCGAACGGCGAGGCGGCCGCCGCCGGAGCGCCGCAGCCGCCGACGGTCGAGGTGGTCGCGTCGTATCCGGTCACCGCGAACGACGACGCCGCTTCCGACGAGCTGACCGAGGTGTTCCGCGCGCACTTCGGGCCGGCCGCGACCATGCCCGCTCCGCTGGTCACCGGCAGCGAGGACTTCAGCGAGTTCGGCCGCGCGGCCGAGGTTCCGTCGGTGTTCTGGCTGGTCGGCGGCCTGGACCCGGAGCAGGTGATCACCGCGATGACCGAGGGGCGGTTCGAGACGGACATCCCGTCGAACCACTCGTCGAAGTTCGCGCCGGTGCTGCACCCGACCCTGCGGACCGGGGTCGAGACGCTGGTCGTCGCGGCTTTGTCCCGGTTCACCCGGCCGGGTGTCGCGGACGGGCGGCGAGTGGGAGAATGA
- a CDS encoding YihY/virulence factor BrkB family protein has translation MGEVRPDAGEAVPEKRAPEKTVRRGPWRLLTRTLAKAWDGNIFSEAAEAAFWQTLSLPPLLLGLLGSVGFIGEWFGQGVVTAVHDRIITFCHTVFSANVVQEIIEPTVNSILTVGKGEIVSVGFVISLWAGSSAMSSFVDAITVAHDQYGVRNEVWQRIFALLLYLCALIGLVIGLPLLAIGPDLLPEFFPLDWRPTVTSWVGALYYPVLGVMIVLALTTLYKLALPRRLPWHRGLPGAILAGVVFLVSSIGLRIYLNWITKTGYTYGALAAPIAFLLLMFFIGLAVVGGAYFNSAIQELWPAKATRRQRRKWRRLEMERATERLRAEEGRRLWDRTTMPLRRPKRHPDEHEEGAPGDVHGTELGQAEPETASETAQFAAPDGPRPPAQERTRPAERPRTAGSGPSSGPEPRNRPSQR, from the coding sequence ATGGGCGAGGTGAGACCGGACGCCGGCGAGGCAGTGCCGGAGAAGAGAGCGCCGGAGAAGACCGTGCGCAGGGGGCCGTGGCGGCTCCTGACCCGCACGCTCGCGAAAGCGTGGGACGGCAATATCTTCTCCGAAGCGGCCGAGGCCGCCTTCTGGCAGACGTTGTCGCTCCCGCCGCTGCTGCTCGGGCTGCTCGGCAGCGTCGGGTTCATCGGCGAGTGGTTCGGCCAGGGCGTGGTCACCGCCGTGCACGACCGGATCATCACCTTCTGCCACACCGTGTTCAGCGCGAACGTGGTGCAGGAGATCATCGAGCCGACGGTGAACAGCATCCTCACCGTGGGCAAGGGCGAGATCGTGTCCGTGGGCTTCGTCATCTCGCTGTGGGCGGGTTCGTCGGCGATGTCGTCGTTCGTGGACGCGATCACCGTCGCGCACGACCAGTACGGCGTGCGCAACGAGGTCTGGCAGCGGATCTTCGCGCTGCTGCTGTACCTGTGCGCGCTGATCGGGCTGGTGATCGGGCTGCCGCTGCTGGCGATCGGCCCGGACCTGCTGCCGGAGTTCTTCCCGCTCGACTGGCGCCCGACCGTCACGTCCTGGGTCGGCGCGCTGTACTACCCGGTGCTGGGCGTGATGATCGTGCTGGCGCTGACCACCCTGTACAAGCTCGCCCTGCCGCGACGGCTGCCCTGGCACCGCGGCCTGCCCGGCGCAATCCTGGCCGGCGTGGTGTTCCTGGTGTCGAGCATCGGGCTGCGGATCTACCTCAACTGGATCACCAAGACCGGCTACACCTACGGCGCGCTGGCCGCGCCGATCGCGTTCCTGCTGCTGATGTTCTTCATCGGCCTCGCGGTGGTCGGCGGGGCATATTTCAACAGCGCGATCCAGGAGCTGTGGCCGGCCAAGGCGACCCGCCGGCAGCGGCGCAAGTGGCGACGGCTGGAAATGGAACGCGCGACGGAACGGCTGCGCGCCGAAGAGGGCCGCCGGCTGTGGGACCGCACGACAATGCCGCTGCGGAGGCCGAAACGGCATCCCGACGAGCACGAGGAGGGCGCTCCGGGCGACGTGCACGGCACCGAGCTGGGCCAGGCCGAACCGGAGACCGCTTCGGAAACCGCGCAGTTCGCGGCACCGGACGGCCCGCGTCCCCCGGCGCAGGAACGGACCCGCCCGGCCGAACGGCCTCGCACCGCCGGTTCCGGGCCGTCGTCCGGCCCGGAACCGCGCAACCGTCCTTCACAGCGCTGA
- a CDS encoding DEAD/DEAH box helicase → MSETNQQVLGAPPAEKDATARPLRAWQRRALTKYLSGKPKDFLAVATPGAGKTVFGLRIAAELLSDRTVEAVTIVTPTEHLKHQWASAAAAAGIPIDSNFRNTTGVTSSDYRGVAVTYAQVAAHPTLHRVRTENRKTLVILDEIHHAGDAKSWGDATSEAFTPAVRRLALTGTPFRSDDSAIPFVTYEPDAGGFQRSKADHSYGYSDALADGVVRPVVFLAYSGEASWRTSAGEEFTARLGEPLTAEQNARAWRTALDPSGEWIPAVLQAADTRLSQVRQSIPDAGGLVIATDQETARAYAKILERICGQTPTLVLSDDPKASGRIKEFSETTERWIVAVRMVSEGVDVPRLAVGVYATSASTPLFFAQAIGRYVRARKKGETASIFLPSVPVLLELASELEAQRDHVLGKPHREKEGWDDELLAQANRTEDEPGEEEKAFTSLHASAELDQVIYDGNSFGTAVFSGSDEEQEYLGLPGLLEPDQVRALLRKRQEEQITDEKRRKPKAEEPAAPPVRSQSVAERLGSLRKELNALVGVYHHRTKKPHGAIHNELRRQCGGPPTAMATVEQLEERIVTLRSW, encoded by the coding sequence ATGTCCGAGACGAACCAGCAGGTGCTCGGGGCGCCGCCCGCCGAGAAGGACGCCACCGCGCGTCCGCTGCGCGCCTGGCAGCGGCGGGCGCTCACGAAATACCTGTCCGGCAAGCCGAAGGACTTCCTGGCGGTCGCGACGCCGGGCGCGGGCAAGACCGTCTTCGGTCTCCGGATCGCCGCCGAGCTGCTGTCCGACCGCACCGTCGAAGCGGTCACCATCGTCACGCCGACCGAGCACCTGAAGCACCAGTGGGCGTCCGCGGCCGCGGCGGCGGGCATCCCGATCGACTCGAACTTCCGCAACACCACCGGCGTCACGTCGTCGGACTACCGCGGCGTCGCGGTCACCTACGCGCAGGTCGCCGCGCACCCCACGCTGCACCGGGTGCGCACCGAGAACCGCAAGACGCTGGTGATCCTCGACGAGATCCACCACGCGGGCGACGCGAAGTCCTGGGGCGACGCGACCAGCGAGGCGTTCACCCCCGCGGTGCGCCGGCTCGCGCTCACCGGAACCCCGTTCCGCAGCGACGATTCGGCGATCCCGTTCGTCACCTACGAGCCGGACGCGGGCGGTTTCCAGCGCAGCAAGGCCGACCATTCCTACGGCTACTCCGACGCACTGGCCGACGGCGTGGTCCGGCCGGTCGTCTTCCTCGCCTACTCGGGCGAAGCGTCCTGGCGCACCAGCGCCGGCGAGGAGTTCACCGCTCGGCTGGGCGAACCGCTTACCGCCGAGCAGAACGCTCGTGCCTGGCGGACCGCGCTGGATCCGTCCGGCGAGTGGATCCCGGCGGTGCTGCAGGCCGCGGACACCCGGCTCAGCCAAGTCCGCCAGTCCATCCCGGACGCGGGCGGCCTGGTGATCGCCACCGACCAGGAGACCGCGCGCGCCTACGCCAAGATCCTGGAGCGGATCTGCGGCCAGACGCCGACGCTGGTGCTGTCCGACGACCCGAAGGCGTCCGGGCGGATCAAGGAGTTCTCCGAGACCACCGAACGCTGGATCGTCGCGGTCCGGATGGTGTCCGAAGGCGTCGACGTGCCGCGGCTGGCCGTCGGGGTGTACGCGACCAGCGCGTCCACCCCGCTGTTTTTCGCACAGGCCATCGGCCGCTACGTGCGGGCGCGGAAAAAGGGCGAGACGGCGAGCATCTTCCTGCCGAGCGTGCCGGTGCTGCTGGAGCTGGCCAGCGAGCTGGAAGCGCAGCGCGACCACGTGCTCGGCAAGCCGCACCGGGAAAAGGAAGGCTGGGACGACGAGCTGCTCGCCCAGGCCAACCGCACCGAGGACGAGCCGGGCGAGGAGGAGAAGGCGTTCACCTCGCTGCACGCCTCCGCCGAGCTCGACCAGGTGATCTACGACGGCAACTCGTTCGGCACCGCGGTGTTCTCCGGCTCCGACGAGGAACAGGAGTACCTCGGCCTGCCCGGGTTGCTGGAACCGGACCAGGTCCGCGCGCTGCTGCGCAAGCGGCAGGAAGAGCAGATCACCGACGAGAAGCGGCGCAAGCCGAAAGCCGAGGAGCCGGCGGCGCCGCCGGTCCGGTCCCAGTCGGTCGCCGAACGGCTGGGCTCGCTGCGCAAGGAACTCAACGCGCTGGTCGGCGTGTACCACCACCGCACGAAGAAGCCGCACGGCGCGATCCACAACGAGTTGCGCCGCCAGTGCGGCGGTCCGCCGACCGCGATGGCGACGGTGGAACAGCTCGAGGAACGGATCGTCACGCTTCGGTCTTGGTAG
- a CDS encoding DUF3099 domain-containing protein, with amino-acid sequence MTAPAHGPDPRPDPVLITEAAPSLDDQLAARKRKYVIMMVCRIPCLVLAGLTYHTWWLAIMFLVISVPLPWVAVLIANDRPPRKTEKVNRFSPDAKKIEHSKHQVIDG; translated from the coding sequence GTGACCGCACCTGCCCACGGGCCGGACCCTCGCCCGGACCCGGTGCTGATCACCGAGGCCGCGCCGTCGCTGGACGATCAGCTGGCGGCACGGAAGCGGAAGTACGTCATCATGATGGTCTGCCGGATCCCGTGCCTGGTCCTGGCCGGGCTGACTTATCACACGTGGTGGCTGGCGATCATGTTCCTGGTGATCTCGGTGCCGCTGCCGTGGGTGGCGGTGCTGATCGCCAACGACCGGCCGCCGCGGAAAACGGAGAAGGTGAACCGGTTCTCCCCGGACGCTAAGAAGATCGAGCACAGCAAGCACCAGGTGATCGACGGCTGA
- a CDS encoding DUF7059 domain-containing protein, protein MSTNTPLPDLSDDVCARLREAFRRTGYDADGVVDALGGAAHAALGRGEPEPARRASLDAGDLGVFIRLFLLGLAEPEKTVTSAFAPLSAADAVAAGILRTVGEEFRAALDIRPHGDEEGSWWVVSDLDADLLGHVVPEDHVLGVGHASLSLIRATSRRPVGSLLDLGTGNGVQALHATRHAKKITATDVSARALALAAGTFRLNELEAELLQGEWFAPVARRRFDQIVCNPPFVVGPPRVDYTYRDSGLAGDDASALVIRQLPSFLNDGGTGQLLASWMHRRGEDWSDRVARWLPAETDAWFVQRDVADPGLYVGTWLRDEGIDPRSPEGQAKAAAWLDWFTANDVQGIGFGFVTLRRANGQTPTVVCEDLRQAYDDPLGPEAANWLDRVEWLRTHGDAVLDVAFRVPDTVLLERVDSPGDEGWETTVRRLHRTDGPGWQHEVDELTTRLLAGCRGALPLSDLLELLSAAQGLDADELTAAALPIIRELVRHGMLVPGSAR, encoded by the coding sequence GTGAGCACGAACACGCCTCTCCCTGACCTTTCCGACGACGTCTGCGCGCGGCTTCGCGAAGCCTTCCGCCGCACCGGCTACGACGCTGACGGCGTCGTCGACGCGCTCGGCGGCGCAGCGCACGCGGCGCTCGGCCGCGGCGAGCCGGAGCCAGCCCGCCGCGCCAGCCTCGACGCCGGGGATCTCGGCGTCTTCATCCGGCTGTTCCTGCTTGGCCTCGCCGAGCCGGAGAAGACGGTCACCTCCGCGTTCGCGCCGCTCAGCGCCGCCGACGCGGTGGCAGCGGGCATCCTGCGGACCGTCGGCGAGGAGTTCCGCGCCGCGCTCGACATCCGGCCGCACGGCGACGAGGAAGGCTCCTGGTGGGTCGTCTCCGACCTCGACGCCGACCTCCTCGGTCACGTCGTGCCCGAGGACCATGTGCTGGGCGTCGGGCACGCGTCGCTGAGCCTGATCCGCGCGACCAGCCGCCGCCCGGTCGGCAGCCTGCTGGACCTCGGCACCGGCAACGGCGTCCAGGCGCTGCACGCGACCCGGCACGCCAAGAAGATCACCGCGACCGACGTCTCGGCCCGTGCGCTCGCGCTCGCCGCGGGCACCTTCCGGCTGAACGAGCTGGAAGCGGAGTTGCTGCAAGGCGAGTGGTTCGCGCCGGTCGCGCGCCGCCGGTTCGACCAGATCGTGTGCAATCCGCCGTTCGTGGTCGGGCCGCCGCGCGTCGACTACACCTACCGCGACTCCGGGCTGGCCGGCGACGACGCGAGCGCGCTGGTCATCCGCCAACTGCCCAGCTTCCTCAACGACGGTGGCACCGGGCAGCTGCTTGCGTCCTGGATGCACCGTCGCGGCGAAGACTGGAGCGACCGCGTCGCGCGATGGCTGCCGGCTGAGACAGACGCGTGGTTCGTACAGCGCGACGTCGCCGACCCGGGTCTGTACGTCGGCACCTGGCTGCGCGACGAGGGCATCGACCCGCGCTCGCCCGAAGGACAGGCGAAGGCCGCCGCGTGGCTCGACTGGTTCACCGCGAACGACGTACAGGGCATCGGCTTCGGCTTTGTCACGTTGCGTCGCGCGAACGGTCAGACGCCGACTGTCGTCTGCGAAGACCTGCGTCAGGCTTACGACGACCCACTGGGCCCCGAAGCGGCGAACTGGCTCGACCGTGTCGAGTGGCTGCGCACGCACGGCGACGCGGTGTTGGATGTCGCCTTCCGCGTCCCGGACACTGTGCTGCTCGAACGTGTCGACTCCCCCGGTGACGAGGGCTGGGAGACGACCGTGCGCCGGCTGCACCGTACGGACGGGCCGGGTTGGCAGCACGAGGTCGACGAGCTCACCACCCGGCTGCTGGCCGGGTGCCGGGGCGCGCTGCCGCTGTCGGATCTGCTGGAGCTGCTGTCGGCCGCGCAGGGCCTCGACGCCGACGAGCTGACCGCTGCGGCGCTGCCGATCATCCGCGAACTCGTGCGGCACGGAATGCTCGTGCCGGGTTCCGCGCGGTGA
- a CDS encoding pseudouridine-5'-phosphate glycosidase, with amino-acid sequence MTTQTTPLFIHEEVASALRDGHPVVALESTILSHGLPYPRNLDVGRRVEQVVRDGGAVPATIAVLDGRAVIGLSPAELERVCAPDAGLDKLSLRDLGPAIGLGRSGATTVAGTSALAAAAGIGVFATGGLGGVHLGAERSWDVSADLGVLAKVPTVVVCSGVKSVLDIAATLEVLETNSVPVLGYRTDDFPAFYLRSSGHRLGWRVDDAKQAAAVIAAHRSYANSGVLLANPIPEESEMDRELHDRLLREGLAKLEAGHVHGADVTPVLLEHFHTASEGVSIDANEALVLSNAKLATEVAVALS; translated from the coding sequence GTGACCACCCAGACCACTCCGCTTTTCATCCACGAGGAAGTCGCTTCGGCGTTGCGTGACGGTCACCCCGTCGTCGCCCTCGAGAGCACCATCCTTTCGCACGGTTTGCCCTACCCGCGCAACCTCGACGTCGGCCGCCGCGTCGAGCAGGTCGTCCGCGACGGCGGCGCGGTGCCGGCCACCATCGCCGTCCTCGACGGACGGGCCGTGATCGGCCTCTCCCCCGCCGAACTGGAGCGCGTCTGCGCGCCGGACGCCGGTCTCGACAAGCTTTCCCTGCGCGACCTCGGCCCGGCGATCGGCCTCGGCCGCTCCGGCGCGACGACCGTCGCCGGCACCTCGGCGCTCGCCGCCGCGGCCGGGATCGGCGTGTTCGCCACCGGCGGCCTCGGCGGCGTGCACCTGGGCGCGGAGCGGAGCTGGGACGTCTCGGCCGACCTCGGCGTGCTCGCCAAGGTGCCGACGGTGGTCGTCTGCTCGGGCGTGAAGTCGGTGCTCGACATCGCCGCGACGCTCGAGGTGCTGGAGACCAACTCGGTCCCGGTGCTCGGCTACCGCACCGACGACTTCCCCGCCTTCTACCTTCGTTCGTCGGGCCACCGGCTCGGCTGGCGGGTGGACGACGCGAAGCAGGCCGCCGCGGTGATCGCGGCGCACCGCAGCTACGCGAATTCCGGGGTGCTGCTGGCGAATCCGATCCCGGAAGAGTCCGAAATGGACCGTGAGCTGCACGACCGGCTGCTGCGCGAGGGCCTCGCGAAGCTGGAAGCGGGCCACGTGCACGGCGCGGACGTGACACCGGTGCTGCTGGAGCACTTCCACACCGCGAGCGAGGGCGTGAGCATCGACGCGAACGAAGCGCTGGTGCTGTCCAACGCGAAGCTCGCGACCGAGGTGGCGGTGGCGCTGTCGTGA
- a CDS encoding DUF3039 domain-containing protein: protein MSTETLTKPETDSTESTDDDSPKMFHYVRKNKIAESAVMGTHVVALCGEVFPVTKSPKPGSPVCPKCKKIYEGLRPGGDD from the coding sequence GTGAGCACCGAGACGCTGACCAAGCCGGAGACCGACAGCACCGAGTCGACCGACGACGACTCCCCGAAGATGTTCCACTACGTGCGCAAGAACAAGATCGCCGAAAGCGCGGTCATGGGCACGCACGTGGTGGCGCTCTGTGGCGAGGTCTTCCCGGTCACGAAGTCGCCCAAGCCCGGGTCGCCGGTGTGCCCGAAGTGCAAGAAGATCTACGAGGGCCTGCGCCCCGGCGGCGACGACTGA